A window from Schistosoma haematobium chromosome 1, whole genome shotgun sequence encodes these proteins:
- the FRG1_1 gene encoding Protein frg1 (EggNog:ENOG410VCZB~COG:Z), translating to MDSYSFVRPGKLKLKGEKKKKHHKRHHESKPKVEKTERILEADAHGGWWSVKEFDEVKDSIAIQVYVATDKPLTADGFEAATHSGQDANNKEFTGACYLSATDEGLVVIGPPRKYGEPPAPEEIFTAMQVSDTKVAFKSGLVSVR from the coding sequence ATGGACAGTTACTCATTTGTCCGACCtggaaaattaaaattaaaaggtGAGAAGAAGAAAAAGCATCACAAAAGACATCACGAATCGAAACCAAAGGTTGAGAAAACAGAACGTATTTTGGAAGCAGATGCTCATGGTGGCTGGTGGTCTGTGAAAGAATTCGATGAAGTGAAGGATTCAATAGCAATACAAGTTTATGTTGCAACTGATAAACCGTTGACGGCTGATGGATTCGAAGCAGCTACACACTCTGGACAGGATGCTAATAACAAGGAGTTTACAGGTGCTTGTTACTTATCAGCTACCGATGAAGGTTTGGTTGTTATCGGACCACCAAGGAAGTACGGAGAACCACCAGCTCCAGAAGAGATTTTCACCGCTATGCAAGTTTCGGATACTAAAGTTGCATTTAAATCTGGGTTAGTTAGT